A single genomic interval of Alistipes provencensis harbors:
- a CDS encoding DUF4133 domain-containing protein, translating into MAEYPINKGIGRPVEFKGLKAQYLFIFCGGLLALFVLFVILYMVGIDQWICIGFGAASSSLLVWQTFALNARYGEHGLMKLGAARSHPRYLINRRRITRLFKRQRKEERQ; encoded by the coding sequence ATGGCTGAATACCCAATCAACAAGGGTATCGGCCGTCCGGTAGAGTTCAAGGGCTTGAAGGCACAGTACCTCTTCATCTTCTGCGGAGGTCTGCTGGCTCTCTTCGTCCTGTTCGTCATCCTCTACATGGTCGGTATCGACCAGTGGATATGTATCGGCTTCGGCGCGGCATCGTCCTCCCTCCTTGTATGGCAGACCTTCGCGCTGAACGCCCGGTACGGTGAACACGGGCTGATGAAATTAGGAGCGGCACGGAGCCATCCCCGATACCTTATCAACCGGCGGCGGATAACCCGTCTGTTCAAACGACAACGAAAGGAAGAAAGACAATGA
- a CDS encoding TraG family conjugative transposon ATPase: MRNTSKMTTLENRFPLLAVEHGCIISKDADITVAFEVELPELYTVTGAEYEAIHSCWCKAIKVLPDYSVVHKQDWFIKERYKPELQKDDMSFLSRSFERHFNERPYLKHTCYLYLTKTTKERNRMQSNFSTLCRGHIIPKELDRETTTKFLEACEQFERIMNDSGLVRLRRLSTDEIVGTEGKTGLIERYFSLMPEGDTTLQDIELSAREMRIGDNRLCLHTLSDAEDLPGKVATDTRYEKLSTDRSDCRLSFASPVGLLLSCNHIYNQYVLIDNSEETLQKFEKSARNMQSLSRYSRSNSINREWIDQYLNEAHSYGLTSVRAHFNVMAWSDDAEELKHIKNDVGSQLASMECVPRHNTIDCPTLYWAAIPGNAADFPAEESFHTFIEQAVCLFTEETNYRSSLSPFGIKMVDRLTGKPLHLDISDLPMKRGITTNRNKFVLGPSGSGKSFFMNHLVRQYYEQGAHVVLVDTGNSYQGLCGMIRRKTGGADGVYFTYTEDKPISFNPFYTDDYIFDVEKKDSIKTLLLTLWKSEDDKVTKTESGELGSAVSAYIERIQSDRSIVPSFNTFYEYMRDDYRKELAQRDIKVEKSDFNIDNMLTTMRQYYRGGRYDFLLNSTENIDLLGKRFIVFEIDSIKENRELFPVVTIIIMEAFINKMRRLKGVRKQLIVEEAWKALSSANMAEYLRYMYKTVRKYYGEAIVVTQEVDDIISSPVVKESIINNSDCKILLDQRKYMNKFDQIQALLGLTEKEKSQILSINMANNPSRLYKEVWIGLGGTQSAVYATEVSAEEYLAYTTEETEKVEVYRLAEKLGDDIEAAIRQLAERRRNKE, encoded by the coding sequence ATGAGGAATACATCGAAAATGACAACACTGGAAAACAGGTTCCCACTTTTAGCGGTGGAGCATGGCTGCATCATCTCAAAGGACGCCGACATCACGGTGGCTTTCGAGGTGGAACTACCGGAACTTTACACCGTGACGGGTGCGGAGTACGAGGCGATACACAGTTGCTGGTGCAAGGCTATCAAGGTGCTGCCGGACTACTCCGTCGTCCACAAACAGGACTGGTTCATCAAGGAACGCTACAAACCGGAGCTTCAGAAGGACGACATGAGCTTTTTAAGCCGCTCTTTCGAGCGTCACTTCAACGAGCGTCCGTACCTGAAACACACCTGCTACCTCTACCTGACCAAGACAACAAAGGAGCGTAACCGGATGCAGAGCAATTTCAGCACGCTGTGCCGGGGACATATCATCCCGAAGGAGCTGGACAGGGAAACCACGACCAAGTTCTTGGAAGCCTGCGAACAGTTCGAGCGCATCATGAACGACAGCGGGCTTGTCAGGCTGCGCCGCCTCTCCACCGATGAGATTGTGGGTACTGAGGGAAAGACGGGACTTATTGAACGCTACTTCTCGCTCATGCCGGAAGGTGACACCACCTTGCAGGACATCGAGCTTTCGGCAAGGGAGATGCGCATCGGCGACAACCGCCTGTGTCTGCACACCCTCTCCGACGCGGAAGACCTGCCGGGCAAGGTGGCTACCGACACCCGTTACGAGAAGCTCTCCACCGACCGGAGTGACTGCCGACTGTCATTCGCCTCCCCGGTGGGGCTTCTGCTCTCCTGCAACCATATCTACAACCAGTATGTGCTGATAGACAACAGTGAGGAAACCTTGCAGAAGTTCGAGAAGTCCGCCCGTAACATGCAGTCGCTATCTCGCTATTCAAGGAGCAACAGCATCAACCGCGAGTGGATAGACCAATACCTGAACGAAGCCCATTCCTACGGACTGACCTCGGTACGGGCACACTTCAACGTCATGGCGTGGAGCGACGATGCGGAGGAACTGAAGCATATCAAGAACGACGTGGGCAGCCAGTTGGCAAGCATGGAATGCGTGCCGCGCCACAACACCATCGACTGCCCGACACTCTACTGGGCGGCGATACCCGGCAATGCGGCGGACTTCCCGGCGGAAGAGAGTTTCCACACCTTCATCGAACAGGCGGTGTGCCTGTTCACAGAGGAAACCAACTACCGCAGCTCGCTCTCGCCCTTCGGCATCAAGATGGTGGACAGGCTCACGGGAAAACCGCTGCACCTTGACATCTCCGACCTGCCCATGAAGCGAGGTATCACGACCAACCGCAACAAGTTCGTGCTGGGTCCTTCGGGCAGCGGCAAGTCTTTCTTCATGAACCACCTCGTGCGCCAATATTATGAGCAAGGCGCACATGTGGTATTGGTGGACACGGGAAACTCCTATCAGGGCTTGTGCGGCATGATCCGACGCAAGACAGGCGGAGCGGACGGTGTGTATTTCACCTACACGGAAGATAAGCCCATCAGCTTCAACCCGTTCTACACCGACGATTACATCTTCGACGTGGAGAAGAAGGACAGCATCAAGACCCTGTTGCTGACGCTCTGGAAGTCGGAGGACGACAAGGTGACAAAGACGGAGAGCGGCGAGCTGGGCAGTGCCGTGAGTGCCTATATTGAGCGCATCCAATCCGACCGTAGCATCGTGCCGTCGTTCAACACCTTCTACGAGTATATGCGTGACGACTACCGCAAGGAACTGGCACAGCGTGACATCAAGGTGGAGAAGTCCGACTTCAACATCGACAACATGCTCACCACCATGCGGCAGTATTACCGGGGCGGGCGTTACGATTTCCTGCTCAACTCCACGGAGAACATCGACCTGCTCGGCAAGCGGTTCATCGTCTTCGAGATAGATTCGATTAAAGAAAACCGCGAACTGTTCCCCGTCGTGACCATCATCATCATGGAAGCCTTCATCAACAAGATGCGGCGGCTGAAAGGCGTGCGGAAACAGCTTATCGTGGAAGAGGCTTGGAAGGCCCTCTCATCGGCGAACATGGCTGAATATCTGCGCTATATGTATAAGACGGTCAGAAAATATTACGGCGAGGCAATCGTGGTGACGCAGGAGGTGGACGACATTATCAGTTCTCCGGTGGTCAAAGAGAGCATTATCAACAACTCGGATTGTAAAATCCTGCTTGACCAAAGGAAATATATGAACAAGTTCGACCAGATACAGGCGTTGCTCGGACTGACGGAAAAGGAGAAGTCGCAGATACTCTCCATCAACATGGCGAACAACCCTTCACGGCTCTACAAGGAGGTGTGGATAGGCTTGGGCGGCACGCAGTCGGCGGTCTATGCCACGGAGGTCAGCGCGGAAGAGTATCTGGCGTACACCACCGAGGAAACGGAAAAAGTGGAGGTTTACCGTCTGGCGGAGAAGCTGGGCGACGACATCGAAGCCGCCATCCGGCAGCTTGCCGAAAGGCGGAGAAACAAGGAATAA
- the traJ gene encoding conjugative transposon protein TraJ produces the protein MKFDNLHQILRSLYEQMMPLCGDMAGVAKGIAGLGALFYVAYRVWQSLARAEPIDVFPMLRPFAIGLCIMFFPTVVLGTINSILSPVVQGTAKMLEAETLDMNRYREQKDKLEYEAMVRNPETAYLVSNEEFDKQLEELGWSPSDMVTMAGMYIDRGMYNMKKSIRDFFREILELLFQAAALVIDTVRTFFLVVLAILGPIAFALSVWDGFQNTLTQWICRYIQVYLWLPVSDMFSTILAKIQVLMLQNDIERMQADPNFSLDSSDGVYIVFLCIGIIGYFTIPTVAGWIIQAGGMGGYGRNVNQMAGRAGSMAGSVAGAAAGNAVGRVGKLLK, from the coding sequence ATGAAGTTCGACAACCTTCATCAGATTTTACGTTCACTTTATGAGCAGATGATGCCGCTGTGTGGGGACATGGCTGGTGTGGCGAAAGGCATCGCCGGGCTGGGTGCGCTGTTCTACGTCGCCTACCGGGTATGGCAGTCGCTGGCGAGAGCTGAACCGATAGACGTATTCCCGATGCTCCGTCCTTTTGCCATCGGTCTGTGCATCATGTTCTTCCCGACTGTGGTGCTGGGCACGATAAACAGCATCCTCTCACCCGTCGTACAGGGCACGGCAAAGATGCTGGAGGCGGAAACGCTGGACATGAACCGATACCGGGAGCAGAAGGACAAACTGGAATACGAGGCGATGGTACGCAACCCCGAAACCGCCTACCTCGTGTCCAACGAGGAATTTGACAAGCAACTGGAGGAACTCGGCTGGTCGCCCTCCGACATGGTGACGATGGCGGGAATGTATATCGACCGGGGAATGTACAACATGAAGAAGAGCATCCGCGACTTCTTCCGCGAGATACTCGAACTGCTGTTCCAAGCCGCCGCCCTCGTGATAGACACCGTCCGCACCTTCTTTCTCGTGGTGCTGGCGATTCTCGGTCCGATAGCCTTCGCCCTGTCGGTATGGGACGGTTTCCAAAACACGCTCACGCAGTGGATATGCCGCTATATACAGGTCTATCTGTGGCTACCGGTATCGGACATGTTCAGCACCATACTGGCGAAGATACAGGTTCTGATGCTGCAAAACGACATCGAGCGGATGCAGGCAGACCCGAACTTCTCGCTGGATTCGAGCGACGGGGTGTATATCGTATTCCTCTGCATCGGCATCATCGGCTACTTTACCATTCCCACCGTTGCGGGCTGGATTATCCAAGCCGGAGGCATGGGCGGTTACGGTCGCAACGTGAACCAGATGGCGGGACGAGCCGGAAGCATGGCGGGCAGCGTGGCGGGTGCAGCCGCAGGAAACGCAGTCGGACGTGTCGGCAAATTGCTGAAATAA
- a CDS encoding reverse transcriptase/maturase family protein has translation MRSPEYVLNSLTEHSENLNYKFERLYRIFFNEEMYYVAYQRIYAKPGNMTAGADGKTIDQMSLNRIEQLITSLKDESYQPQPSKRMYIPKKNGKMRPLGVPAFNDKLLQEVVRMILEAIYERQFEKTSHGFRPLRSCHTALSDIQKTFSGVKWFVEGDIKGFFDNINHEILIGILKERIADERFIRLIRKFLNAGYIEDWNFHNSYSGTPQGGIVSPILANIYLDKLDKFMKEYTGKFDKGKERKRTKQVVSLEGKRHRILKKLKVVKDKSERSELIRQYKAYQKEGLQYSDGDEMDMNYRKLKYVRYADDFLIGIIGSKQDAITIKEDIKNFLYEKLALTLSDEKTLITHAENAAKFLGYEIFVRKSNDTKRSKYGVLRRVFNKRIQLALGKDTFKKKLLEYRVLEIKIHNGKEYWKAKSRPKLSNNNDFEILDRYNKEIKGIYNYYCLANNCSSLSKLGYIMKYSMYKTFAQKYRTTMSQIRKKYTKNGLFSVRYYLKNGTAKDLTFYHGGFKKKNPMNIKDLDNLPKFTYHPTNTSLIDRLKAEKCELCGAVDKLVMHHVRKLKNLQGKTTCEKQMMARKRKTIAICGKCYKKLSNNE, from the coding sequence ATGAGAAGTCCAGAGTATGTATTAAACAGTCTAACGGAACACAGTGAAAATTTGAATTACAAGTTTGAACGCTTGTACCGTATCTTTTTCAATGAGGAAATGTATTACGTTGCCTACCAACGCATATATGCGAAACCGGGCAATATGACAGCAGGTGCAGATGGGAAAACCATTGACCAAATGAGCCTGAACCGAATTGAACAACTGATAACATCGTTGAAAGATGAGAGTTATCAGCCCCAACCCTCAAAACGGATGTATATCCCAAAGAAAAATGGGAAAATGCGTCCATTAGGTGTACCAGCTTTTAATGATAAATTATTGCAGGAAGTGGTCAGAATGATATTGGAAGCCATCTATGAAAGACAGTTTGAAAAAACGTCACATGGCTTCCGACCTCTAAGAAGCTGCCACACTGCCTTGTCTGATATTCAGAAGACATTTTCGGGCGTGAAATGGTTCGTAGAAGGTGATATTAAGGGATTTTTCGACAATATCAATCATGAGATACTGATAGGTATTCTGAAAGAACGTATCGCTGATGAAAGATTTATTCGCTTGATTAGAAAATTTCTGAATGCAGGATATATCGAAGACTGGAACTTTCATAACTCCTACAGCGGAACACCGCAAGGCGGAATTGTCAGCCCTATCTTGGCAAACATATACCTTGATAAGTTGGATAAATTCATGAAGGAATACACTGGAAAATTTGATAAGGGGAAAGAACGGAAAAGAACTAAACAGGTAGTATCACTTGAAGGCAAACGACACCGTATTCTGAAAAAGTTGAAAGTGGTAAAAGACAAAAGTGAAAGGTCAGAATTGATAAGACAATATAAGGCTTATCAAAAAGAAGGTTTGCAGTATTCTGATGGTGACGAAATGGATATGAACTACAGAAAACTCAAATATGTGAGATATGCGGATGATTTTCTAATTGGAATTATTGGCAGTAAACAAGATGCTATCACCATCAAAGAGGACATAAAGAACTTCCTCTATGAAAAGTTGGCTCTTACACTGTCCGATGAGAAAACACTTATCACCCATGCTGAAAACGCTGCAAAATTTCTCGGATATGAGATTTTTGTAAGAAAATCCAATGACACCAAAAGAAGCAAATACGGAGTACTAAGACGTGTCTTCAATAAGAGGATACAATTGGCACTTGGAAAGGATACGTTTAAGAAAAAGTTGCTCGAATATCGTGTTTTAGAAATAAAGATACACAACGGCAAGGAGTATTGGAAAGCAAAATCCCGTCCCAAACTTTCAAACAACAATGACTTTGAGATACTTGACAGGTACAACAAGGAAATAAAGGGCATTTACAATTACTATTGTTTGGCTAATAATTGTAGTAGTCTGTCAAAACTTGGGTATATCATGAAATATAGTATGTACAAAACATTTGCGCAGAAATATCGGACAACGATGTCGCAAATCCGAAAAAAGTACACCAAGAATGGACTTTTTTCAGTTAGATACTATTTAAAGAACGGTACTGCCAAAGACTTGACCTTTTATCATGGTGGGTTCAAAAAGAAAAATCCAATGAACATTAAGGATTTAGACAACTTGCCCAAATTCACATATCATCCTACAAACACAAGTCTTATAGATAGGCTGAAAGCGGAAAAATGTGAATTATGTGGAGCAGTCGATAAGTTAGTGATGCACCATGTGAGAAAATTAAAAAATCTTCAAGGGAAAACTACCTGCGAAAAACAAATGATGGCTCGCAAACGAAAGACTATTGCCATATGTGGTAAGTGTTACAAAAAACTCAGTAACAATGAATAG
- the traK gene encoding conjugative transposon protein TraK has product MEFKSLRNIESSFRQIRLFGIVFLSLCAVVTVWSVWNSYRFAEKQREKIYVLDNGKSLMLALSQDLSQNRPAEAREHVRRFHEMFFTLSPEKSAIEHNVKRALLLADKSVYHYYSDFAEKGYYNRIIAGNINQVLKVDSVVCDFNAYPYRAVTYATQKIIRQSNVTERSLVTTCRLLNASRSDDNPNGFTIEGFTIIENKDLQTIKR; this is encoded by the coding sequence ATGGAATTCAAATCACTTAGAAACATCGAATCGTCGTTCAGGCAGATACGCCTGTTCGGTATCGTCTTCCTCTCGCTGTGCGCCGTGGTGACGGTGTGGAGCGTGTGGAACTCCTACCGTTTCGCAGAGAAGCAACGGGAGAAAATCTATGTGCTGGACAACGGCAAGAGCCTGATGCTCGCCTTGTCTCAGGATTTGTCGCAGAACCGCCCGGCGGAGGCACGGGAACATGTGCGCCGTTTCCACGAGATGTTCTTCACGCTATCACCTGAAAAAAGCGCGATTGAACACAACGTGAAACGTGCCTTGCTGCTGGCGGACAAGAGCGTGTACCACTATTATTCGGACTTCGCGGAGAAGGGGTACTACAACCGCATCATCGCCGGGAACATCAACCAAGTGCTGAAGGTGGACAGCGTGGTGTGCGACTTCAACGCCTATCCCTACCGTGCCGTGACCTACGCCACACAGAAAATCATCCGGCAGAGCAACGTCACCGAGCGCAGCCTCGTGACCACCTGCCGCCTGCTGAACGCATCGCGGTCGGATGACAACCCGAACGGTTTTACCATCGAGGGTTTCACCATCATTGAGAACAAGGATTTACAGACTATCAAACGGTAA
- a CDS encoding DUF4134 domain-containing protein has protein sequence MNKNILKNRKAILSAALVIAATASAFAQGNGIAGINEATSMVSSYFDPGTKLIYAIGAVVGLIGGVKVYGKFSSGDPDTSKTAASWFGACIFLIVAATILRSFFL, from the coding sequence ATGAACAAGAACATCTTGAAAAACAGAAAAGCAATCCTCTCCGCGGCACTTGTCATCGCCGCAACCGCCTCCGCTTTCGCGCAGGGAAACGGCATCGCGGGCATCAACGAAGCCACCTCTATGGTGAGTTCTTATTTCGACCCCGGAACTAAACTGATATACGCCATCGGTGCAGTCGTCGGGCTTATCGGGGGCGTAAAAGTGTACGGCAAGTTTTCATCGGGCGACCCCGACACCAGCAAGACAGCCGCCTCGTGGTTCGGCGCGTGCATCTTCCTGATTGTTGCCGCCACCATCCTGCGCTCATTCTTCCTTTAA
- a CDS encoding DUF3876 domain-containing protein, which produces MNLPKVKMLQVSKCLIGLAVMMLQSCDVADNRRDMLCGNWESVEGKPDVLIYKEGEAYKVTVFRRSGLRRKLKPETYLLQEENGNLFMNTGFRIDVSYNEATDVLTFSPNGDYVRVKPQPGHPTEE; this is translated from the coding sequence ATGAATTTACCAAAAGTGAAAATGCTGCAAGTCAGCAAGTGCCTTATCGGATTGGCGGTCATGATGCTGCAATCCTGCGACGTGGCCGACAACCGCCGCGACATGCTGTGCGGGAACTGGGAGAGCGTGGAGGGAAAACCTGACGTGCTTATCTACAAGGAGGGCGAAGCCTACAAAGTGACGGTGTTCCGTCGTAGCGGTCTGCGCCGCAAGCTCAAGCCGGAAACCTATCTCTTGCAGGAGGAGAACGGCAACCTGTTCATGAACACCGGCTTCCGCATCGACGTGTCCTACAACGAGGCCACGGATGTGCTGACTTTCTCGCCAAACGGGGACTATGTGCGGGTGAAGCCGCAGCCGGGACATCCGACCGAAGAATAA